In Chloroherpetonaceae bacterium, a single genomic region encodes these proteins:
- a CDS encoding 16S rRNA (uracil(1498)-N(3))-methyltransferase — protein MDLFYAPPEAISGDVLTLVGDERHHAVTVLRKKAGDTLYAIDGEGTCYTARILEISKSTLKARIEAKEYEPEPLTHITIAISLTKTSDRFENFLEKATELGVSEIIPMLTARTVSRPREDQRQSKLERWRKIVLAAAKQSQRYRLPKLHPITTFEAVLRRNDELRVLPYEFSRKKIALSFVGKRVLFVIGSEGGFTPEEVEAALQAGFEEISLGRTILRVDTAGIFVAAMVRAEELRQA, from the coding sequence ATGGATTTATTCTATGCACCGCCCGAAGCGATTTCAGGCGATGTACTCACGCTGGTTGGCGATGAGCGCCATCATGCTGTAACCGTGCTACGAAAGAAAGCAGGCGATACGCTCTATGCAATTGATGGTGAGGGTACTTGCTACACAGCCCGCATTCTTGAAATTTCCAAATCAACGCTGAAAGCCAGAATTGAAGCAAAAGAGTATGAGCCTGAACCGCTTACGCACATCACGATTGCAATTTCACTGACTAAGACAAGTGACCGCTTCGAAAATTTCTTAGAGAAAGCCACTGAACTGGGCGTCAGCGAGATTATTCCAATGCTGACTGCTCGCACAGTGTCCAGACCACGAGAAGACCAACGGCAAAGTAAATTAGAGCGGTGGCGAAAAATTGTGCTGGCAGCAGCCAAGCAATCGCAGCGCTACCGCTTGCCAAAGCTCCACCCTATTACAACATTTGAAGCCGTGCTGAGGCGCAACGATGAGCTGCGTGTGCTCCCATATGAGTTTTCCAGAAAGAAAATTGCCTTGTCATTTGTGGGGAAGCGAGTGCTGTTTGTGATTGGAAGCGAAGGCGGTTTCACACCCGAAGAAGTGGAAGCTGCGCTGCAGGCTGGCTTTGAGGAAATTTCATTAGGGAGAACCATTTTGCGAGTTGACACCGCAGGCATCTTTGTTGCAGCAATGGTGCGTGCTGAAGAATTGCGGCAAGCCTAG
- a CDS encoding HlyD family secretion protein: MAEKIQMVRVTTELPPTNGHQNGNGKITIEEVIPYYYTTALRMATAPKTAEPLARGFGITLLAIIIVAFIPNTWQQNVAGSGTVTSFAPMLRPQTIDAQIDGRIVRWFVNEGTIVKAGDTIAILRDIDTKFLAENFVEYQKTIRENTAREMELEIVQASNKVKQAEQKQRAVEAAVQQANVDVNTARIQFQRAVALESQGLIARKDYETALLRLQKAMADSAKAYADLQVAIQEVKNAQAELAAKQRKASATIAKADLELGNVATRRNLGIVIAPIDGQVTRIAQVGPGQTVKKGDMLCIITPNASEDIAAEIFVSSLDAAIIDTGRPVRLQFAGFPAIQVWGGGWPNLSVGTFGGKVAVVDAVDDGSGRFRVLVVPDPNDKPWPNRTYLRQGTEVTGWILLNEVSLAYEAWRQLCGFPPIIPARTGGLDKKKGGDDKAKKSKDAVSKDEDK, translated from the coding sequence ATGGCTGAAAAAATTCAGATGGTGAGAGTTACTACGGAACTGCCACCCACAAATGGGCACCAAAACGGTAATGGCAAGATTACGATTGAAGAAGTTATCCCCTACTACTACACTACAGCGCTAAGAATGGCTACAGCACCTAAGACTGCTGAACCGCTGGCACGCGGGTTTGGCATTACCCTGCTTGCTATCATTATTGTCGCATTTATCCCCAACACTTGGCAGCAGAATGTTGCAGGCTCTGGCACAGTAACCTCGTTTGCACCAATGCTACGCCCGCAGACCATTGATGCACAAATTGATGGACGAATTGTAAGGTGGTTTGTTAATGAGGGCACAATAGTCAAAGCAGGGGATACGATTGCGATCTTGCGCGATATTGACACAAAGTTTTTGGCAGAAAATTTCGTGGAGTATCAGAAGACGATTCGTGAAAACACTGCCAGAGAGATGGAATTGGAAATTGTGCAAGCCAGCAACAAAGTCAAGCAAGCTGAACAGAAACAGCGCGCTGTTGAGGCAGCAGTGCAGCAGGCTAATGTTGATGTCAATACGGCTCGCATTCAATTCCAACGTGCTGTAGCGCTCGAGTCGCAAGGCTTGATTGCTCGCAAAGATTATGAAACCGCTCTTCTTAGGCTGCAAAAAGCAATGGCTGACTCGGCAAAGGCATATGCTGACCTACAAGTTGCAATTCAAGAGGTGAAGAATGCACAGGCAGAACTGGCTGCTAAGCAGCGTAAGGCAAGTGCAACAATTGCAAAAGCAGATTTGGAACTTGGCAATGTCGCCACGCGCCGAAACTTGGGTATTGTCATAGCCCCGATTGATGGACAAGTTACACGCATTGCTCAAGTCGGCCCTGGACAAACGGTCAAGAAAGGTGATATGCTTTGCATCATTACGCCGAATGCCAGTGAAGATATTGCGGCTGAAATTTTCGTCAGCAGCTTAGATGCGGCTATTATTGATACGGGTCGTCCTGTGCGCCTGCAGTTTGCAGGCTTTCCAGCCATTCAAGTTTGGGGCGGCGGCTGGCCTAATCTTTCGGTTGGCACATTTGGCGGCAAAGTCGCCGTCGTCGATGCAGTCGATGATGGCAGCGGTCGCTTCCGTGTGTTGGTCGTGCCTGACCCCAACGATAAACCTTGGCCCAACCGCACTTACCTGCGTCAAGGCACAGAGGTAACTGGCTGGATTTTGCTTAACGAAGTCAGTTTGGCATATGAAGCGTGGCGTCAGCTCTGTGGCTTCCCACCCATCATTCCCGCTCGCACTGGCGGTCTCGACAAGAAAAAAGGCGGTGACGACAAAGCCAAGAAGAGCAAAGATGCAGTCAGCAAAGATGAAGATAAGTAG
- a CDS encoding ATP-binding cassette domain-containing protein — protein MDKRDEVLELQAFQALEKLTEKASLPFYAAKIREYFTHRTIDSACLLQELETLGQSIGLSLRRMGIAKKDFAKKFPANSLLLHNGQLLLLDSLSKGTVQAYSFQTHRTAKLTIEELFGGKEVLPILVYDGALHTFMTRPALHSKDPHGGYGKKPQDAHSIGYEHKDLLSVILSKLFELLKEEKRDFAIVVTYAAIVGILSLIVPLSASAIVNSVVLGVFTNQLVWLCIIVAIGMLIVGAFDVMKQYVVDVLQRRIFIRTAFEIAYRLPRMKQASLENEYPPELINRFFDVLTIQKTVGKFLLDGVSATLVMVIGLFLLAIYHPFFILFNLSLIAFVPILVFVLGRGGLVTSIKESKKKYALASWLEEIGRCQTSFKLFANPDFIYQRVDEIGTEYMKARHKHFMVVARQITGSVVFRAFAIVGVLGIGGSLVIQGQLSIGQLVAAELVIVAMLGSIEKLVSQFAEHYDLLTAIDKLSYLIDKPLEAPRHTEVSIKWSETPPDIRITDVSFSYPDGHQVFNHLSLYIRSGARVSLVGESGAGKTTLASLLVGIYPPSKGLIEFGGYDIMRLSLADLRKTVGIVLAENEIFEGTIEENILMGRHFPKEQFDWALRVAQMYDAVRALPNRLNTMLTSTGNNVPLGLIRRIIFARTIISKPCILILDEAFGGLEERTKLQLIQALYAERCWTIIDISHDAELIRRSETVFVLDKGRICESGSPRELAFRPHGRFAELFPDLVRQVISEKEAMDLADKTIQLRIGNGNGPEEKS, from the coding sequence ATGGATAAGAGAGACGAGGTCCTCGAGCTCCAAGCATTTCAAGCGTTGGAGAAGCTGACGGAGAAAGCATCTTTGCCATTCTATGCTGCCAAGATTCGTGAGTATTTTACTCATCGCACGATAGATTCTGCTTGTCTTCTGCAGGAACTGGAGACACTTGGTCAGTCAATCGGGCTTTCGCTGCGGCGAATGGGTATTGCGAAGAAGGATTTTGCAAAAAAGTTCCCTGCCAATTCGCTCCTTTTGCACAATGGACAGTTGTTGCTGCTGGATTCTCTCTCCAAAGGTACCGTTCAAGCATACAGCTTCCAGACGCATCGCACAGCGAAACTGACTATCGAGGAACTCTTTGGAGGGAAAGAAGTGCTCCCGATTTTGGTATATGACGGTGCACTGCACACTTTTATGACCAGACCCGCTCTGCACAGCAAAGACCCACACGGTGGCTACGGTAAAAAGCCGCAAGACGCACATAGTATTGGTTACGAACACAAAGATCTTCTCAGCGTGATTCTTAGCAAGCTCTTTGAGCTTCTGAAAGAAGAGAAGCGAGATTTCGCCATTGTTGTTACGTATGCTGCCATTGTCGGTATTCTTTCGCTTATTGTGCCTCTTTCTGCATCAGCCATCGTCAACTCCGTTGTTTTAGGCGTCTTTACCAATCAATTAGTGTGGCTTTGCATTATCGTTGCCATCGGAATGCTGATTGTCGGTGCCTTTGATGTAATGAAGCAGTATGTGGTTGATGTGCTTCAACGGCGAATTTTCATACGTACAGCCTTCGAGATTGCGTATCGTTTGCCACGAATGAAGCAAGCCTCTCTGGAAAATGAATACCCACCCGAACTCATCAACCGCTTCTTCGATGTGCTGACCATTCAGAAAACCGTCGGTAAGTTTTTGCTTGACGGAGTGAGCGCCACGCTGGTTATGGTGATTGGACTCTTCCTCTTGGCTATTTATCACCCATTTTTCATTCTCTTCAACCTCAGTTTGATTGCCTTTGTGCCGATCTTGGTCTTCGTGTTGGGGCGTGGCGGGCTTGTTACCAGCATTAAGGAATCCAAGAAAAAGTATGCTCTTGCCTCATGGCTCGAAGAAATTGGGCGCTGCCAGACCAGCTTCAAGCTCTTTGCTAATCCTGACTTCATTTACCAGCGTGTTGATGAAATCGGCACAGAGTATATGAAAGCACGCCACAAGCACTTTATGGTGGTCGCACGCCAGATTACAGGTTCTGTGGTCTTTAGAGCATTTGCAATTGTAGGTGTGCTCGGTATTGGTGGCTCGCTTGTTATTCAAGGTCAGCTATCTATTGGTCAGCTGGTCGCTGCAGAGCTTGTTATTGTGGCTATGCTTGGCTCGATCGAGAAGCTGGTTTCGCAATTTGCGGAACACTATGATTTGCTTACCGCTATTGACAAGCTGTCATATCTGATTGATAAGCCCCTTGAAGCGCCACGACACACAGAAGTCAGCATCAAGTGGTCGGAGACGCCTCCAGACATTCGCATCACGGATGTCTCATTTAGCTATCCTGATGGTCATCAGGTTTTTAATCACCTCTCGCTCTACATTCGCAGTGGTGCACGTGTCAGCCTTGTGGGTGAGAGTGGAGCGGGTAAAACCACGCTCGCATCACTCTTGGTAGGCATCTATCCGCCCAGCAAAGGGCTCATTGAGTTCGGCGGATATGACATTATGCGTCTTAGTCTTGCAGATTTGCGCAAAACCGTCGGCATTGTGCTCGCCGAAAATGAGATTTTCGAAGGCACAATCGAGGAAAACATCTTAATGGGTCGGCACTTCCCGAAAGAGCAATTCGATTGGGCACTTCGAGTTGCTCAGATGTATGATGCCGTGCGCGCCTTGCCCAATCGGCTCAATACGATGCTGACCTCTACTGGTAACAATGTGCCGCTGGGACTTATCCGACGCATCATTTTTGCGCGCACCATCATTAGCAAACCGTGCATTCTTATTCTCGACGAAGCCTTCGGTGGCTTAGAAGAGCGCACTAAACTGCAACTTATTCAAGCACTCTATGCAGAGCGATGCTGGACGATTATCGACATCTCACATGACGCTGAGCTCATTCGTCGCTCTGAGACGGTTTTTGTGCTCGATAAGGGCAGAATTTGCGAGTCCGGCTCTCCCAGAGAGTTGGCATTCCGACCGCATGGACGCTTTGCGGAACTTTTCCCTGACCTTGTGCGTCAAGTTATCTCCGAAAAAGAAGCAATGGATTTAGCTGATAAGACTATTCAGTTGCGTATTGGCAATGGCAACGGTCCTGAAGAAAAGTCATAA
- a CDS encoding phosphoribosyltransferase family protein, with protein sequence MREALKGILDFLYPKVCLVCEQVRLASDEHFVCKACERDFDTFSLPNEATNEMMARLWANFPMQQAIDDAIALYRFYKSGKVQAVIHAFKYEGLPAVAVEYGKKLGQKIWAERPTAHFDGIAFMPLHPVRKLERGYNQAEQLAKGVSEILQTPVLDCLIRTRYTATQTGLDVAERERNMKDAFEATGDLSGKRLILVDDVFTTGSTMLSCARALRKAGTVHLTIAALAVATS encoded by the coding sequence ATGCGTGAAGCATTAAAGGGGATTTTGGACTTTCTCTATCCGAAGGTCTGTCTGGTGTGTGAGCAAGTGAGACTTGCATCTGATGAACACTTCGTGTGCAAAGCCTGCGAGCGCGACTTTGATACTTTTAGCTTGCCGAATGAAGCCACTAATGAAATGATGGCGCGGCTTTGGGCAAATTTTCCTATGCAGCAAGCAATTGATGATGCAATAGCGTTGTATCGCTTCTATAAGAGCGGTAAAGTTCAAGCGGTGATTCACGCATTCAAATATGAGGGGCTGCCAGCTGTAGCGGTGGAGTATGGCAAAAAGCTTGGGCAGAAGATTTGGGCAGAACGTCCAACTGCACACTTTGACGGTATTGCATTTATGCCGCTTCATCCTGTGCGAAAGCTGGAGCGCGGCTACAACCAAGCAGAGCAACTGGCAAAAGGTGTCTCGGAGATACTGCAAACGCCTGTGCTGGACTGCTTGATACGCACACGATACACTGCGACGCAAACGGGCTTAGATGTTGCCGAGCGAGAGAGGAATATGAAAGATGCCTTTGAAGCCACAGGCGATCTCTCAGGCAAGCGGCTGATACTGGTAGATGATGTCTTTACCACTGGCTCTACGATGCTCTCTTGTGCAAGGGCTTTGCGTAAGGCAGGCACAGTGCATCTGACTATTGCCGCGCTGGCAGTGGCAACGTCGTAG
- a CDS encoding prenyltransferase, producing MNTTAKQFTLIEWIGIWIKAARAPFLVTSAIPAVLGGVIAYANGSFDWVIFVLAFLGILSAHTAADFIDDYFDYKNRNFGNKDQQFHDSPLVRGIITAEQVLLAFWLSLGLALAAGVYILIRVGAPVLWLAAIGAFIVLFYTSPPIRLNFRGLGETALFLAFGPMIVFSVYFVLTQSFSWLPILAAVPVGIFVMNVGIVSNIFDHNDDIKNGKFTMPVKLGQARAVQVLAAVTILAYLFVVSGVALRVLPLGCLLTLLTAPMSYKMVALARNYTDLSQYQPAMSQAIGVSTLGGLAMVIGYAIEIIVTP from the coding sequence ATGAACACCACTGCAAAACAATTTACGCTGATTGAATGGATTGGCATCTGGATTAAGGCAGCAAGAGCGCCATTTTTGGTGACCAGTGCAATCCCTGCTGTCTTGGGTGGCGTTATCGCATATGCAAACGGTTCATTTGACTGGGTAATTTTTGTGCTGGCATTTTTGGGTATTCTTTCGGCACATACGGCTGCTGACTTTATTGATGATTACTTCGACTATAAAAACCGCAACTTTGGTAACAAAGACCAGCAATTTCACGACAGCCCGCTGGTGCGTGGTATTATCACAGCGGAGCAAGTTCTGTTGGCATTTTGGCTCTCGCTGGGACTGGCGCTGGCTGCTGGGGTCTATATTTTAATTCGTGTCGGTGCGCCTGTCTTGTGGCTCGCTGCAATCGGCGCTTTCATTGTTCTCTTCTACACTTCTCCGCCCATTCGACTCAACTTTCGCGGTCTTGGTGAAACTGCACTCTTTCTGGCATTCGGCCCGATGATTGTCTTCAGCGTCTATTTTGTCCTGACGCAGAGCTTTAGCTGGTTGCCCATTTTAGCAGCTGTGCCAGTTGGGATTTTTGTGATGAATGTCGGCATTGTGAGCAACATTTTTGACCATAATGACGACATCAAAAACGGCAAGTTCACAATGCCAGTAAAGCTGGGTCAAGCCAGAGCCGTGCAAGTGCTGGCAGCTGTAACGATTCTGGCTTATCTATTCGTGGTGAGCGGCGTAGCGCTCAGGGTGCTGCCTTTGGGTTGCCTTCTTACCTTGCTGACTGCACCAATGTCATACAAAATGGTGGCACTAGCGCGTAACTACACTGACCTCTCACAATACCAGCCAGCAATGTCTCAGGCAATCGGTGTGTCGACGCTTGGGGGATTGGCAATGGTTATAGGTTATGCAATTGAAATTATTGTTACTCCATAA
- a CDS encoding fumarylacetoacetate hydrolase family protein gives MATVFLGTTPIQVGTIFCVGKNYEAHAREMRERLGLGFPDKAPEQEPIVFSKPSSALIHSGECIKIPHFGGKPISNELHHELELVVLIGKQAVSLSEQEADACIAGFGVGLDMTLRDRQTEAKKNGQPWLIAKGFRTAAVVSSFIVEPLESVSAFSIELLKNGKRVQVGYPREMIFSIPFLISYLSHIFGLEAGDLIFTGTPEGVGRVETGDELRAYLRKGEVLLADLKTCVA, from the coding sequence ATGGCAACTGTCTTTTTGGGCACAACACCGATTCAAGTCGGCACAATTTTCTGCGTTGGCAAAAACTATGAGGCACACGCCCGAGAAATGCGTGAGAGATTAGGGCTTGGCTTTCCTGACAAAGCGCCAGAGCAAGAGCCGATTGTTTTTTCAAAGCCAAGTAGTGCGCTGATTCACTCGGGAGAGTGCATCAAAATTCCCCACTTCGGTGGCAAGCCGATTTCTAATGAATTGCATCACGAGTTGGAGCTGGTAGTCTTAATTGGCAAGCAGGCAGTATCACTCAGCGAACAGGAAGCAGACGCCTGCATTGCAGGTTTCGGGGTTGGACTGGATATGACGCTGCGAGACCGACAGACTGAAGCGAAAAAAAATGGTCAGCCATGGCTGATTGCAAAAGGCTTTCGCACAGCTGCAGTGGTATCAAGTTTTATCGTTGAACCACTTGAATCGGTATCTGCCTTCTCAATTGAGCTACTGAAAAATGGCAAGCGTGTGCAGGTAGGCTATCCACGCGAGATGATTTTCAGTATCCCATTTCTCATCTCCTATCTCTCACACATCTTTGGGTTAGAGGCTGGTGACCTAATTTTTACAGGCACGCCTGAGGGAGTTGGCAGAGTCGAAACAGGCGATGAACTGCGAGCCTACCTGCGGAAAGGCGAAGTGCTGCTGGCAGACTTAAAGACTTGCGTTGCGTAG
- the menA gene encoding 1,4-dihydroxy-2-naphthoate octaprenyltransferase, translating into MESMQVQAKPVSLQTWWIALRPFSFTASVTPAVMGGVIALWMRAHGMVEFDFSILNFLLCILGCVAIHSVSNLVNDYFDHKTGLDDKDNFGAMKILVQGALTPAQVRNAAWVAFIIAAAIGAYFIWEAGSKADVLIYLILFGALSAYFYTAPPLSLKYRGLGDVQVILSFAVLMVFGAYYVQTKSFSWLPILYSIPIGLLVDDILHINNLRDIPTDKKANISTLAIWLGEEGAKKFHYVLCFGAFAAVPLMIIFAKLTWFSLLTLLALPTAVKLSKEVSAMTQPNVDPMIVARIAQLHAQFGALMILGFVLGTFFPY; encoded by the coding sequence ATGGAATCCATGCAAGTTCAAGCAAAACCAGTTTCACTTCAAACGTGGTGGATAGCGTTGCGTCCATTTTCTTTCACGGCATCGGTGACCCCTGCCGTGATGGGTGGAGTGATTGCGCTCTGGATGCGAGCGCATGGAATGGTGGAATTTGACTTCAGCATCCTGAACTTCCTGCTCTGCATTCTGGGCTGCGTTGCAATTCACAGCGTATCAAACCTTGTGAATGATTACTTCGACCACAAGACAGGGCTGGATGACAAGGATAACTTCGGTGCAATGAAAATCTTGGTGCAAGGTGCACTGACGCCTGCACAAGTGCGCAATGCAGCATGGGTAGCATTTATAATCGCAGCTGCAATTGGGGCATACTTCATCTGGGAGGCAGGAAGCAAAGCCGATGTGCTAATTTATCTTATCTTATTTGGGGCACTCTCTGCTTACTTCTACACTGCACCACCCCTGTCGCTTAAATATCGTGGCTTAGGAGATGTGCAAGTGATTCTCTCTTTTGCGGTCTTAATGGTCTTTGGCGCTTACTACGTGCAGACAAAGTCATTCTCATGGCTGCCAATCTTATACTCCATTCCGATTGGCTTGCTGGTCGACGACATTTTGCACATTAACAACCTGCGTGACATTCCTACGGACAAAAAGGCGAACATCTCAACATTGGCGATTTGGCTTGGTGAGGAAGGCGCAAAGAAATTCCACTATGTGCTCTGCTTCGGTGCGTTCGCTGCCGTGCCACTGATGATTATTTTTGCAAAGCTAACTTGGTTTTCTCTGCTGACGCTGCTTGCACTGCCTACAGCAGTGAAGCTCTCAAAGGAAGTATCTGCCATGACGCAGCCAAATGTCGACCCGATGATTGTAGCACGGATTGCGCAACTGCACGCGCAGTTTGGTGCGCTAATGATTCTGGGCTTCGTGCTGGGAACGTTTTTCCCATACTAA
- a CDS encoding TolC family protein yields the protein MRLRILFVASFFVAASAVQAQPFTATFPITTSAKDSLSLEQYLDLVLAANPTAISAALETDIAEATVRDAYGAFDPIFEGLVERKTKNGFPTVDQVSASFELPIGSLFGPKLVAKYKRGFGSRLSNVDVTDPPGEAEIGLKVPLLQGIFLDKRRASFEKAALRPDLSRANEMQIKNNLLLTASEVYWDWAEAYSQLAVAKQVYEIAVVRAAAIAERVRRGETAAIDSIEALQEVEKRRGDMLKAQRKYEATSIKAAVLLWNPDGTPRPLNAVPYSLPPAPTLTPAQIEFDRMQALQLRPEALQIDVEQRSADIDVRFSTEFLRPNVEAQFQALQYFGSASGFDYRIGLSISQPLFFRNANAQLQLAQIKATRTLLKRLEINRKIQADIDDALSAIGRALERIEAAERETRYAYLVQEGERKRFLAGESSLLILNLRERATAAAMQGLVNARADYLRAISDYLWATGKIQQRWLR from the coding sequence ATGCGTCTCAGAATCCTCTTTGTTGCATCGTTTTTCGTAGCCGCTTCGGCTGTGCAGGCTCAGCCTTTTACAGCGACTTTTCCTATCACGACATCTGCAAAAGATTCCCTCTCACTCGAGCAATACTTAGACCTTGTTTTAGCTGCCAATCCAACAGCCATCTCAGCTGCGCTGGAAACCGACATTGCAGAAGCCACCGTGCGTGATGCATACGGTGCGTTTGACCCTATCTTCGAGGGCTTGGTAGAACGCAAAACCAAAAATGGTTTTCCCACTGTCGACCAAGTCAGTGCCAGTTTTGAACTACCGATTGGCTCGCTTTTTGGACCTAAACTTGTCGCAAAGTATAAGCGTGGGTTTGGCAGTCGCCTTAGTAATGTAGATGTTACCGACCCGCCAGGTGAAGCTGAAATTGGCTTGAAAGTTCCGCTCCTGCAAGGTATCTTCTTAGATAAGCGTCGCGCATCGTTTGAAAAGGCTGCCCTGCGCCCTGACCTTTCACGCGCTAACGAAATGCAAATCAAGAACAATTTGCTGCTTACTGCCTCAGAGGTTTATTGGGATTGGGCGGAAGCCTACTCACAACTAGCCGTTGCAAAGCAAGTCTATGAGATTGCGGTCGTGCGTGCCGCTGCAATTGCTGAGCGGGTGCGCCGCGGCGAGACCGCAGCGATTGATAGCATTGAGGCTCTGCAAGAAGTTGAAAAGCGGCGTGGCGATATGCTTAAAGCGCAACGCAAGTATGAAGCCACCAGCATTAAGGCAGCCGTTTTGCTTTGGAATCCAGATGGCACGCCACGCCCCTTGAACGCTGTGCCATATTCACTGCCACCTGCGCCCACTCTTACGCCAGCTCAAATTGAGTTTGACCGTATGCAAGCTCTGCAACTTCGTCCAGAAGCCTTGCAAATTGATGTTGAGCAACGTTCAGCAGATATTGACGTGCGTTTTTCCACCGAGTTTTTGCGTCCTAATGTGGAAGCACAGTTTCAAGCCCTGCAATACTTTGGCTCTGCCAGCGGTTTCGATTACCGCATTGGTCTCTCTATTTCACAACCGCTTTTCTTTCGCAATGCCAATGCACAATTGCAGCTGGCGCAAATTAAAGCGACACGCACCCTCCTCAAGCGCTTGGAGATTAACCGAAAAATTCAAGCTGACATTGATGATGCCTTGTCAGCCATTGGACGTGCTTTGGAGCGCATTGAAGCAGCTGAGCGAGAAACCCGCTATGCCTATCTCGTGCAAGAGGGCGAGCGTAAGCGCTTTTTGGCTGGTGAAAGCTCCTTGCTTATCCTAAATCTACGCGAGCGTGCTACAGCGGCAGCCATGCAAGGCTTGGTGAACGCTCGCGCCGACTACCTGCGTGCAATCAGCGATTACCTCTGGGCGACAGGAAAAATCCAACAACGCTGGCTACGATAG